The proteins below come from a single Acinonyx jubatus isolate Ajub_Pintada_27869175 chromosome A1, VMU_Ajub_asm_v1.0, whole genome shotgun sequence genomic window:
- the CARTPT gene encoding cocaine- and amphetamine-regulated transcript protein yields the protein MESPRLRPLTVLGAALLFLLPLLGARAQEDAELQPRALDIYSAVEDTSHEKELIEALQEVLKKLKTKSIPIYEKKYGQVPMCHAGERCAVRKGARIGKLCDCPRGTTCNSFLLKCL from the exons ATGGAGAGCCCCCGTCTCCGGCCGCTGACCGTCTTGGGTGCCGCCCTGCTTTTTCTGCTACCGCTGTTGGGTGCCCGAGCCCAGGAGGATGCTGAGCTCCAGCCCCGAGCCCTGGACATCTACTCCGCCGTGGAGGATACCTCCCATGAGAAGGAGCTG ATCGAAGCGCTACAGGAAGTCCTGAAGAAGCTCAAGACTAAAAGTATTCCGATCTATGAGAAGAAGTATGGCCAAGTCCCCATG TGCCACGCTGGGGAGCGGTGCGCAGTGCGAAAAGGAGCACGGATTGGGAAGCTTTGCGACTGTCCCCGAGGAACCACCTGCAATTCCTTCCTCTTGAAGTGCTTATGA